The proteins below come from a single Benincasa hispida cultivar B227 chromosome 4, ASM972705v1, whole genome shotgun sequence genomic window:
- the LOC120075010 gene encoding uncharacterized protein LOC120075010 produces the protein MAIDAAVSPDISVAAAMSPRISFSHDFSLTEPIPVEQRPSSRSKSSSGFNSSFDFDFCIPECSDHESSSADEIFSHGKILPLQIKKKPDEPLDHSSSNHSHASLTRTKSLDLNADKCLKKDPSLKEIKATSNDSEEKQSSNSNSNSNSKSFWRFKRSSSCGSGYTRSLCPLPLLSRSNSTGSASNIKRTPLSKDGVHQKQSSHRNASKNSLQCSSSIGYQKPPLKKVHGSYGNGVQVNPILNVHSGNLFGLGSIFSSAIDRSKKK, from the coding sequence ATGGCGATCGACGCCGCCGTTTCTCCTGACATTTCTGTTGCCGCCGCAATGAGCCCTAGAATTTCATTCTCTCACGATTTCTCCCTTACCGAACCTATTCCCGTCGAACAACGCCCTAGTTCCCGATCCAAATCCTCCTCCGGTTTCAATTCCAGCTTCGATTTCGATTTCTGCATTCCCGAATGTTCCGATCACGAATCCTCCTCCGCCGATGAAATTTTCTCCCACGGCAAAattcttcctctccaaatcAAGAAGAAACCGGACGAGCCACTCGATCACTCTTCTTCTAATCATTCTCATGCTTCATTGACGCGAACGAAATCGCTCGATCTCAATGCGGATAAATGTTTGAAGAAAGATCCATCGTTGAAGGAAATCAAGGCTACGAGTAATGATTCTGAAGAGAAACAAAGTTCTAATTCCAATTCCAATTCCAATTCCAAATCGTTTTGGCGTTTCAAAAGAAGCAGTAGCTGTGGCTCTGGTTACACTCGGAGCTTATGTCCTTTGCCGCTTCTCTCGCGAAGCAATTCGACTGGCTCTGCGTCGAATATTAAGCGGACGCCATTGTCCAAAGACGGTGTACATCAAAAGCAAAGCTCTCATAGAAACGCGTCCAAAAATTCGTTACAGTGTTCGTCTTCAATTGGATATCAGAAACCTCCATTGAAGAAGGTACATGGTTCGTACGGTAATGGAGTTCAAGTAAACCCTATTCTAAATGTTCATTCGGGGAATCTTTTTGGTTTAGGCTCAATATTCTCTTCTGCCATTGATAGAAGCAAGAAAAAATGA